The genomic window CTGGACCCGCCCCGCCACCCTGCAACTCGGCGAGGCCGCCCTGATCGCCCAGGCCACCGGGAAACCCGTCGTGGCCGACTTCCGGCCCGCCGACCTCGCCGCCGGGGGCGTCGGCGCTCCCCTCGTGCCCTACGCGGACTGGGCGCTGTTCGCGCAGCCCGGCGTCACCCGACTGCTGCTGAACCTCGGCGGGCTCGCCAACCTGACCCTGCTGCCCGGCACCGACCCCGCCCGCGTGCAGGCCTTCGACACCGGACCCGCCAACTGCCTGCTCGACGAGATCGCCGCCCGCGCGGACCTCCCCTGCGACGAGAACGGCGCCCTGGCCCGCGCCGGGCAGGTCCACGAACCCACCCTGGCGGCGTGGCTCGCCCACCCCGAACTGCACGCCCCACCCCCCAAAGCCACCGGGCGTGAAGTCTGGACCCTCGACCGGCTCCCCCAGCCCGCCCCGCTGACCCTGCCGGACCTGGCCGCCACCGCCACCGAACTCACCGCCCGCACCGTCGCACTCAGCCTGCAGTGGCTGACAACCCCTCCCGACGAGATCGTGATCGCCGGCGGAGGCAGCCGCAACCCCGCCCTGACCGCCGCCCTCACCCGCGCCCTCCCTCACCCGCCCATGCGGACCTTCGCGGACCTCGGCTGGGATGCCCACGGCTTCACCGACGCCACCCGCGAGGCGGCCGCCTTCGCGTTCCTGGGCTACGCGCACGCGCAGGGCTGGCCCAACACCCTCGCCCACACCACCGGCGCCACCCACGCCACCCGCGCCGGCAAGTGGACCCCCGCCCCCGGAGCGCCATGACCCAGCCGAACCCCTCCCACCCCCCCGACCCAGGTTCCCCCGAACTCAGCGCGCCGACCGGCCCGACGCCCGACGCGGGCCTCCCGGCCCCCACCACCCTGAAGACCGAGTCCCTGCACGCCGCCCACCCGGACCTGGACCTGCTCAGCCCACTGGACCTCACCACCGCGCTGCTCGACGATCAATGGACCGCCGTGGACGCCGCCCGCCGCGCCGCCCCGGCCCTCAGCGCCGCCGCGGAAGCCGCGCTGCCCCGCCTGCAGCGCGGCGGGCGCCTCCTGTACGCCGGTGCCGGAACCAGCGGGCGGCTCGGCGTGCTGGACGCCACCGAACTCACCCCCACCTTCTCCTGGCCACCCGAGCGGGCCGTGCCTCTGATCGCCGGAGGCGAGCGGGCCATCCGGCAGGCCGTCGAGGGCGCCGAGGACGACCACGCTGCTGGCCACGCCGTGCTGCTGGCCGCGACACCTGGCCCGCACGACGTCCTGATCGCCGTCGCCGCCAGCGGCACCACGCCCTGGGTCCTCGGCGCCATGAGCGCCGCCCGCACCGCCGGCGCCCTGATCATCGGCCTGGCGAACAACCCCGGCACGCCCCTCCTGACCGGCGCCGACTGCCCCGTGCTGCTCGACACCGGCCCGGAACTCATCAGTGGTTCGACCCGCCTGAAAGCCGGCACCGCCCAGAAAATCGCTCTGAACACCCTCTCCAGCGCCCTGATGGTGCAGCTCGGCAAGGTGTACGGCAACCTGATGGTGGACCTGAAAGCCACCAACGCCAAACTCGAAATGCGCGCCGTGCGCCTCGTGCAGCACGGCGCCCACTGCGACGATCACCAGGCCCGCGCCGCCCTGCGCGACGCGGGTGGCCACGTGAAAACCGCGATCGTCGCCCTGCGACTCGGCGTGACCGCCGCCGATGCCCGCGCCCGACTCGACGCCGCCGACGGCCACGCCCGCGCCGCCCTGGACCGCCCATGACCGCGCCCCTCATCCCCGAGCGGACGGCCGCCCTCCTGCACGCCGCCGCCCGCCCCGGCGGCCCCTCCGCCGCCGCGCTCGGCGTCGTCACCGCCGACGGGCAGCGCGCCACCCTCCACGTCGGCCACACCCAGCACGGCGGCCCCGCCCTCACCGGCCACGAATGGTGGGATCTGGCCAGCCTCACCAAGCCCCTCCTGACCGCCCGCGCCATCCTGCGCGCCACCGAAGACGGCCTGTGCGACCTGGACGACCCGCTCGGCAGATGGCTCCCCGACCTCGCCTGGATGCAGAGCACCTCGCTGCGCGACCGGACCCTCCGGCAGCTCCTCACCCACACCGCCGGCCTTGGCGCCTGGACGCGCCTGTACACCTGGGGTGACGCATCCACCATCCGCGCCCGGTTCCTCCAGGAACCCTGGGAGGTCGGCCCACCCGGCGAGGTCCGCTACTCCGACCTCGGCTACGTCCTGCTGGGCCGCGTGCTGGAACGACTGCGTCAGCAGCCCCTGCACACCTTCCCCGTGGACCCCGGCCTGACGTTCACGCCCCCGCCGGACCAGACCGTGGCCACCGAACAGTGCACCTGGCGCGAACGACTCCTGATCGGCGAAACCCACGATGAGAACGCGGCCGCGCTCGGCGGCGTCGCGGGCCACGCCGGCCTGTTCGGCACCCTGACCGGCATGCTCGACCAGGCCGAGGGCCTCCTGCGCGGCGGCTGGCTCTCCCCGGCCGCGCAGCGCCTCGCCCTGAACACCCAGGTCCCGGAACGCACCCTGGCGTTCGTGTCCGCCTGCCCGGGCTGGAGCGGCGGTAGCCTCTGCAGCCCCCACGCCGTCGGCCACACCGGCTTCACCGGCACCGGTCTCTGGATCGACCCGCCCCGCGGCCACGCCTGGGTGCTCCTGACCAACCGCGTCCACCCCACCCGCCACAGTGGCTTCGACATCCAGGGCCTCCGGCAGGCCGTGGGCAACACCCTGGCCACCCGAACGGGGGCACTTCCCGCCTGAGGAAGGGAATATCTCACGCGAGGCACCGTTTCGGGGGATGGTGCCGCCCCCTGGAGAGTGGAAGCATGGCCGTGCAGGGTTGCTGACCCGAGGAGCCTCCATGTACACCAACCGCGAACGTGGCACCGCACTGATCACCGTCCTCATGACGGCTGTCCTCCTGATGGGCGTCGTCACCGTCACCACGCAACTGGCCCTGGGAAGCCGAAAAACCGGAGCGGACGACACCAGAACCTTTCAATCTGCCCTTCAGGGCGAGAGTGCCCTGGCCGACTTCCTGGTCTGGGCGCAGGACAACGGCCAGTTTCTTGGGAGTGTGCCGGAATCCTGCGTGGACAGCAACGCCACGCAGCAACTGGCCTGCACGACCAGACAGTGGCTGGCGACCTACCCCGGCTATGGCGGCGTTACGCTGAAACTGGCCGGCATTCAGTTGGACGGCAGCAACATCGTCACCATGGATGTCGAGGCGAGTTCCGTCAGCGGCGGCTCCAACACCCGGATCATTCAGCAGTACAAGTCCAAGAAACTGGACCTGAAGAAACTGAACATCCCCTCGGCCGTGCTGTCGTACCCGGGAGTGGATGTGGGTGGTAACGCCTCGATTGGCGGCGCGGTCCTTAATCTGCCGCTGACGGACAGTGACGGCCTCTACACCGATTTTGCGCGTGCCAAGACGACGGCGGTGACCTCACTCAGTCGGGGCACCTCGGTCCAGGTCAGTGTTGGCGGCACCTCCGATCAGCTTCGGCACATGTCACGCGTCAGCGTGGGCGACTATGTCCGCCTGCCGCTGGCCGACAGCGCGGCAGGTGCGGTGTCCAGTGGGAAGTTCGGGACGTTCAAGGTGACGGCCATCGCGGGTACCGCTCTGACGCTGGAAGCCGTGAACGTGCCGTCCGTCAGCGGGAGTTTCAGTCCCTACACCGCCAGCACTCAGCAGCCGATGGACTACGTCATGAACGGCGTGGTCAGCAACACCTCCAACTCACTGACGCTGCGGACCAGCGAGACGTTCGTCACGGGTGATCAGGTCGCGGTGAAGGTCGGTAACGTGACCTACACCGCCACAGTAAGTGCGGACGGCAGCTCCACTGCGCTGGGCACCTCCGTGAGCGTCACGGGCTGGCTGCCAAGCGTTCCCACCATTCCGGAAGGGACGTCCATCGTGAAATCCACGAATGCCGTGGTCACCGGTGGCGACTTCAACGACTGTACCGCCACGGAACTGATCAGCAACAATAAGTGCATCCGGGACGTTGGCGGCGGCCTGGTGGGCGGGTTGCTGACCGGAACCTCCGGTTCCAGCTACGCGCTCAATCCGGCCGACGACGCGCTGTTCATCAAGACGTTCGGCATGACCCCTGCCGAACTGCGCACCATGGCCAAGGTGATTCCCGAAGCGAACTTCAACCGGGAAGCAGCCAACCTGAACGGCCTGACGTGGCTCACCAACACAGGCGGGTCGGTCAACCTGAACAGCCAGAAACTGAGTGGCAACGGCATCCTCATCGTGGACGGCGACCTGACCATCAACCAGAACCAGGCCGACGAATGCGACATGAAAGGCGTGATCTACGTCCGGGGCAACCTGAACATTCAGGGCAACCTGGGCCTGTGCGGCGCCATCGTGGTGGAGGGCAGCG from Deinococcus sedimenti includes these protein-coding regions:
- a CDS encoding anhydro-N-acetylmuramic acid kinase, which codes for MTPPRVLGLMSGTSADAIDAVLLELPDWPALGTGQPLHLPAWTGQPRGRVLAHTTTPYPPDLRAAVLRAIRNEGTPSDLAQLHWAVGDTFAQAAAPLAARADLIASHGQTVQHHPRPDPTRGWTRPATLQLGEAALIAQATGKPVVADFRPADLAAGGVGAPLVPYADWALFAQPGVTRLLLNLGGLANLTLLPGTDPARVQAFDTGPANCLLDEIAARADLPCDENGALARAGQVHEPTLAAWLAHPELHAPPPKATGREVWTLDRLPQPAPLTLPDLAATATELTARTVALSLQWLTTPPDEIVIAGGGSRNPALTAALTRALPHPPMRTFADLGWDAHGFTDATREAAAFAFLGYAHAQGWPNTLAHTTGATHATRAGKWTPAPGAP
- a CDS encoding N-acetylmuramic acid 6-phosphate etherase, which gives rise to MTQPNPSHPPDPGSPELSAPTGPTPDAGLPAPTTLKTESLHAAHPDLDLLSPLDLTTALLDDQWTAVDAARRAAPALSAAAEAALPRLQRGGRLLYAGAGTSGRLGVLDATELTPTFSWPPERAVPLIAGGERAIRQAVEGAEDDHAAGHAVLLAATPGPHDVLIAVAASGTTPWVLGAMSAARTAGALIIGLANNPGTPLLTGADCPVLLDTGPELISGSTRLKAGTAQKIALNTLSSALMVQLGKVYGNLMVDLKATNAKLEMRAVRLVQHGAHCDDHQARAALRDAGGHVKTAIVALRLGVTAADARARLDAADGHARAALDRP
- a CDS encoding serine hydrolase domain-containing protein — protein: MTAPLIPERTAALLHAAARPGGPSAAALGVVTADGQRATLHVGHTQHGGPALTGHEWWDLASLTKPLLTARAILRATEDGLCDLDDPLGRWLPDLAWMQSTSLRDRTLRQLLTHTAGLGAWTRLYTWGDASTIRARFLQEPWEVGPPGEVRYSDLGYVLLGRVLERLRQQPLHTFPVDPGLTFTPPPDQTVATEQCTWRERLLIGETHDENAAALGGVAGHAGLFGTLTGMLDQAEGLLRGGWLSPAAQRLALNTQVPERTLAFVSACPGWSGGSLCSPHAVGHTGFTGTGLWIDPPRGHAWVLLTNRVHPTRHSGFDIQGLRQAVGNTLATRTGALPA